The following are encoded together in the Paraburkholderia sp. BL10I2N1 genome:
- a CDS encoding SRPBCC domain-containing protein gives MTYIRTTPETLWSALTDAEFMKQYWFGNHCESQWTAGSSWKNVYPDGRITDVGEIVEAEPPRRLVIRWQHQDKPELKAEGESLCTMELEPSGTGCVALRVRE, from the coding sequence GTGACCTACATCCGCACCACGCCGGAGACGCTGTGGTCAGCGCTGACCGACGCGGAGTTTATGAAGCAGTACTGGTTCGGCAACCACTGCGAAAGCCAGTGGACGGCGGGATCCTCGTGGAAGAATGTCTACCCCGATGGCCGCATCACCGACGTCGGCGAGATCGTCGAGGCCGAGCCGCCACGGCGGTTAGTGATCCGCTGGCAGCATCAGGACAAGCCCGAGCTCAAGGCTGAAGGCGAGTCGCTCTGCACGATGGAACTGGAACCCAGTGGAACGGGTTGTGTCGCGCTAAGGGTGCGGGAGTAA